The DNA region atttttctcaCACTATTCAAATTactcaataattttgtattttttagggCAACTGTGCATCGTTGCGAGTAACAGATTGCAATCAGTTACTAAGAGAATGGTCGAAGGAAGCAATTTTGAGAGATGACGTTTGTACCGCACAATGTGGTTTCCTGTTGGGTGGCGATCGAATTCAGGGAGGCCCGTCGAATATCAACACTAATTTGAGTCCACCGCCACCACACGCGAGGACTAGACAATTAAGCAGGCCAAAGTTCACATTTGGAGGCTTCTCTCAGGGTTTTAACTTTCCGGATCTGTCGCCCTTCATCGCAAAATGATTGGATCCGATATATGTTTGGACATTGAATGAGTGTAAATGTAGTTAgtgttattgtataaaaacgaACTCATCGCCTATAATCAGTtccagtaaattattattgttatctatatttttaagatgtaaccaattttgtattttgctcAGCCCTTAGTTAAGACAGTGTATTATAGAAAGAAGGcaaatgcaaaaaaaaaatgcagaAGAGTCTGCGggtgtttttgaaatttcggaTCTCCATAAATGaatgttattttcaaaaacgTACCCCTAATTTAGCTCAGCGAAACCCCttgtacatattattaattatttcacgaCGAGATAAAAGGAACAAATATGAAGtatttaggtttaattgaatttttgtatataatctctttttttaacaaagtATTTTCACTGCcttgtatgtaaattaaattttgttaatattcgaTATTTGTTAACATtccgattttaatgaatattgtatatttttaatatggttTTATTTCTGCTTACCTGGATTtcctacataaaaaataaaattttcttaacgAGCAAGAATAATCATTGAAGaagtgtaatttttttatttcaaaaattataaagcttCACCAgcttaatagtaaaatacaaCGAAATACCTAATGTTTTTCTAACTGAGCCGTATACTTGGCgattttcttctttaattttctatcTTTGACCAAATCCCTCTTTGAAGAGAATTGTGTCTGACATCCAATGTATGGGCACCACGCTGGTTTATTTTTGAGCTTCATGATTTTAATGTGGTTCTTAATTGAATGGCGCTCAAACACATGATTGCATACGGAGCTTCTTAGCGGATGTTTAATAGGTATCTTCAATATCGGATCAAGTGGAACAGTAAAATCTAAACGTTGTTTACGCTTGTCTCGTTTACATTCGTTATCACTTTCATGCTTGTCAGTGTGGACGTTATCGGTCTTAGATTTCACGTCTTCTAAATGACTCGCAGACTGTTTTGAAGGGTCCATTTCAGTATCAGATTCATCactaacaatataaatttggcCTTGTTTAAAACCAAAGCTTTCCAGCATCGGCTTTGATTTAATCTTAGCAATTTCATACTGGCCAAAGACGATTTCGTTATTGGTCTGGTATGTTACGCCTTCTATTTGATTCACAGACTCTTTTGGAGGTCCCATTTCCATATCAGATTCATCACTAATAACGTAGACTTGGTCATGATCAGAATCTGTTGCCTTAGGCAAGTCTCCTTTGTTATCAATCTCATCTTTGTCAGTGTGGACTTCGTTATTGGCCTGGTATTTCACGTTTTCTTTTTGACTCAGAGACTCTTCCATTTCTGTATCAGATTCGtcactaataatataaacttgGTCAtggttaaaaaaagttttagacatcgagttttttttatctttaccaGTTTCATACTGGCCAAAGTGGATTTCGTTATTGGTCTGGTATGTTACGCCTTCTATTTGACTCACAGACTCTTTTGGAGGCTCCATTTCTATATCAGATTCGTCACTAATAACGTAGACTTGGTCATGATCAGAATCTGTTGTCTTAGACAAGTCTCCTTGGTTATCAATCTCATCTTTGTCAGTGTGGACTTCGTTATTGACCTGGTATTTCACGTCTCCTTTTTGACTCAGAGACTCTTCCATTTCTGTATCAGATTCGTCACTAATAACGTAGACTTGGTCATGATCAGAATCTGTCGTCTTAGCCAAGTCTCCTTTGTTaccaatctcatccttgtcaGTGTGGACTTCGTTATTGGCCTGGTATTTCACGTCTTCTTTTTGACTCTCTGGCTCATCTGTATCGGATTCGTCAAATAAAGTGAAGCGTTGACCGTGTAATAATACTATCTTCTGTTTAATGCGACGCGGCTTTTGTAGAGTAGTTGGAGTAATTGAGGCCAGTTCctcataatttatgttatgattattttctcCTTTATAAGAATCCTTATCACTTACAGATTCCACATCCTTATTTTGACTGTCCCAGTTTTCTGGAAGGGCTGGATCCATTTCAGTGTCagattttgaatttatgtCCTCATCACAAATGTCCATTTCGTCGTTATCAGATCCGCCATCGCTTACGGTTAGCATATCCTCCTTGTTGCTTGATGAATCTGATACAGAAATGTCTGGATCCATTTCTGTATCAGATTATGATGTGCTGATGATTCTCGTCGATGTGAATATGTATTTCGTCGTTATTAGAAATGTAAACTGTTT from Aethina tumida isolate Nest 87 chromosome 1, icAetTumi1.1, whole genome shotgun sequence includes:
- the LOC109598225 gene encoding protein starmaker-like isoform X1, producing the protein MDPDISVSDSSSNKEDMLTVSDGGSDNDEMDICDEDINSKSDTEMDPALPENWDSQNKDVESELASITPTTLQKPRRIKQKIVLLHGQRFTLFDESDTDEPESQKEDVKYQANNEVHTDKDEIGNKGDLAKTTDSDHDQVYVISDESDTEMEESLSQKGDVKYQVNNEVHTDKDEIDNQGDLSKTTDSDHDQVYVISDESDIEMEPPKESVSQIEGVTYQTNNEIHFGQYETGKDKKNSMSKTFFNHDQVYIISDESDTEMEESLSQKENVKYQANNEVHTDKDEIDNKGDLPKATDSDHDQVYVISDESDMEMGPPKESVNQIEGVTYQTNNEIVFGQYEIAKIKSKPMLESFGFKQGQIYIVSDESDTEMDPSKQSASHLEDVKSKTDNVHTDKHESDNECKRDKRKQRLDFTVPLDPILKIPIKHPLRSSVCNHVFERHSIKNHIKIMKLKNKPAWCPYIGCQTQFSSKRDLVKDRKLKKKIAKYTAQLEKH
- the LOC109598225 gene encoding protein starmaker-like isoform X2, translated to MDPDISVSDSSSNKEDMLTVSDGGSDNDEMDICDEDINSKSDTEMDPALPENWDSQNKDVESVSDKDSYKGENNHNINYEELASITPTTLQKPRRIKQKIVLLHGQRFTLFDESDTDEPESQKEDVKYQANNEVHTDKDEIGNKGDLAKTTDSDHDQVYVISDESDTEMEESLSQKGDVKYQANNEVHTDKDEIDNKGDLPKATDSDHDQVYVISDESDMEMGPPKESVNQIEGVTYQTNNEIVFGQYEIAKIKSKPMLESFGFKQGQIYIVSDESDTEMDPSKQSASHLEDVKSKTDNVHTDKHESDNECKRDKRKQRLDFTVPLDPILKIPIKHPLRSSVCNHVFERHSIKNHIKIMKLKNKPAWCPYIGCQTQFSSKRDLVKDRKLKKKIAKYTAQLEKH